Proteins from a single region of Stutzerimonas stutzeri:
- the ilvN gene encoding acetolactate synthase small subunit has protein sequence MRHIISLLMENEPGALSRVVGLFSQRNYNIESLTVAPTEDPTLSRLTLTTVGHEEVIEQITKNLNKLVEVVKLVDLSESAHIERELMLIKVKATGAQRAEVKRTTDIFRGQIVDVTTSVYTIQLAGTSDKLDSFIQAVGTASILEVVRSGVTGISRGDKVLSI, from the coding sequence ATGAGACACATCATCTCCCTGCTGATGGAAAACGAACCGGGTGCATTGTCTCGTGTGGTCGGCCTGTTTTCGCAACGCAACTACAACATCGAAAGCCTCACCGTGGCGCCGACCGAGGATCCGACCCTGTCGCGTCTGACGCTGACCACGGTAGGCCACGAGGAGGTGATCGAACAGATCACCAAGAACCTCAACAAGCTGGTTGAGGTGGTCAAGCTGGTAGACCTGTCGGAAAGCGCCCATATCGAGCGTGAACTGATGCTCATCAAAGTCAAGGCCACCGGCGCCCAGCGTGCCGAGGTTAAGCGCACCACCGATATCTTCCGCGGGCAGATCGTCGACGTGACCACCAGCGTCTATACGATTCAGCTCGCCGGAACCAGTGACAAGCTGGACAGTTTCATTCAGGCCGTGGGCACCGCTTCGATCCTGGAAGTTGTGCGCAGTGGCGTCACCGGGATTTCTCGCGGTGACAAAGTACTGAGTATCTAA
- the ilvC gene encoding ketol-acid reductoisomerase, whose protein sequence is MKVSYDKDCDLSIIQGKKVAIIGYGSQGHAHACNLKDSGVDVTVGLRPGSSSIAKAEAHGLKVSDVPAAVAAADLVMILTPDEFQGRLYKDEVEPNLKQGATLAFAHGFSIHYNQVVPRGDLDVIMIAPKAPGHTVRSEFVKGGGIPDLIAIYQDASGNARNVALSYACGVGGGRTGIIETTFKDETETDLFGEQAVLCGGCVELVKAGFETLVEAGYAPEMAYFECLHELKLIVDLMFEGGIANMNYSISNNAEYGEYVTGPEVINAESRAAMRNALKRIQDGEYAKMFITEGAANYPSMTAYRRNNAAHGIEVVGEKLRAMMPWIAANKIVDKSKN, encoded by the coding sequence ATGAAGGTTTCTTACGATAAAGACTGCGACCTCTCCATCATTCAGGGCAAGAAGGTCGCCATCATCGGTTACGGCTCCCAGGGTCACGCGCACGCGTGCAACCTGAAGGATTCCGGCGTCGACGTCACCGTCGGCCTGCGTCCGGGCTCGTCCTCCATTGCCAAGGCCGAGGCCCATGGCCTGAAGGTCAGCGACGTGCCGGCTGCCGTTGCCGCTGCCGATCTGGTAATGATCCTGACCCCGGACGAGTTCCAGGGCCGTCTGTACAAGGACGAAGTCGAGCCGAACCTGAAGCAGGGCGCGACTCTGGCCTTCGCCCATGGCTTCTCGATCCACTACAACCAGGTTGTGCCGCGCGGTGATCTGGACGTCATCATGATCGCCCCCAAGGCTCCGGGTCACACCGTGCGCTCCGAGTTCGTCAAAGGCGGCGGTATCCCCGACCTGATCGCGATCTATCAGGACGCTTCCGGCAATGCCCGTAACGTTGCTCTTTCCTACGCTTGCGGCGTCGGCGGTGGCCGTACCGGTATCATCGAAACCACCTTCAAGGACGAAACCGAAACCGACCTGTTCGGCGAGCAGGCTGTTCTGTGTGGCGGTTGCGTTGAGCTGGTCAAGGCTGGCTTTGAAACCCTGGTCGAAGCTGGCTACGCGCCGGAAATGGCCTACTTCGAGTGCCTGCACGAGCTGAAGCTGATCGTCGACCTGATGTTCGAAGGCGGCATCGCCAACATGAACTACTCGATCTCTAACAACGCCGAGTACGGTGAATACGTGACCGGCCCTGAAGTCATCAACGCCGAGTCCCGTGCCGCCATGCGTAATGCCCTGAAGCGCATTCAGGATGGTGAGTACGCCAAGATGTTCATCACCGAAGGCGCTGCCAACTATCCGTCCATGACTGCCTACCGTCGCAACAACGCGGCGCACGGTATCGAAGTGGTCGGCGAGAAGCTGCGTGCCATGATGCCTTGGATCGCAGCCAACAAGATCGTCGACAAGAGCAAGAACTGA
- the pssA gene encoding CDP-diacylglycerol--serine O-phosphatidyltransferase: MSGQPEEPNKPVEPESILPIDEHVEEIQEPDGRKVRHRGIYLLPNLFTTANLFAGFFSIITAINGNFYVAAATVFVAMVLDGLDGRVARLTNTQSAFGAEYDSLSDMVAFGLAPAVLAYEWALSELGNVGLTVAFIYVACAALRLARFNTQIGKVDKRWFIGLASPAAAGVVAGWVWAVWALDDVGIRGGDLPLVLVMLFALMVAAAGLLMVSNIKYYSFKDLDLKGRVPFVAILVVVLVFAVVFSDPPRILLLIFLAYAVSGPVQYLMQVRRRKRVEG, encoded by the coding sequence ATGAGTGGACAACCCGAAGAGCCAAACAAGCCAGTCGAGCCAGAGAGCATTCTGCCGATCGACGAGCATGTCGAGGAAATCCAGGAGCCTGACGGCCGCAAGGTGCGCCATCGTGGCATTTACCTGCTGCCCAACCTGTTCACCACCGCCAATCTGTTTGCCGGATTCTTTTCGATCATTACGGCCATTAACGGAAACTTCTATGTAGCCGCGGCCACGGTGTTTGTCGCGATGGTGCTCGATGGGCTGGATGGCCGCGTGGCGCGTTTGACCAATACTCAAAGCGCTTTTGGTGCCGAGTACGATTCGCTGTCTGACATGGTAGCGTTTGGTCTGGCGCCAGCGGTGCTGGCGTACGAGTGGGCTTTGTCCGAGCTGGGCAATGTCGGCCTTACCGTTGCGTTCATTTATGTCGCATGCGCCGCGCTGCGCTTGGCTCGTTTCAATACGCAGATTGGCAAGGTGGACAAGCGCTGGTTCATCGGTCTGGCCAGTCCGGCCGCAGCGGGTGTCGTAGCCGGTTGGGTGTGGGCCGTTTGGGCGCTGGATGATGTCGGCATCCGTGGGGGCGATCTGCCGCTGGTACTGGTCATGCTGTTCGCGCTGATGGTCGCTGCTGCCGGTCTATTGATGGTGAGCAATATCAAGTACTACAGCTTCAAGGATCTGGATCTGAAGGGGCGCGTTCCCTTTGTCGCCATTCTTGTAGTGGTACTGGTGTTCGCCGTTGTGTTTAGTGATCCGCCGCGTATTCTGCTTTTGATCTTCCTGGCGTATGCGGTTTCCGGTCCCGTGCAGTACCTGATGCAGGTGCGCCGTCGCAAACGTGTCGAGGGTTGA
- the msrQ gene encoding protein-methionine-sulfoxide reductase heme-binding subunit MsrQ, with the protein MRYRLWRIAVFACVASVPLYWLYLAWQLALGPDPGKVLVDNLGQGALVLLLLTLCMTPLQRLTGWGGWLATRRQLGLWCFTYAVLHLTSYLYFLLGGEIARLGEELYERPYILVGSVGFLGLAVLAMTSSRWSMRRLGKRWKKVHRLVYIIVIVVLLHMLWVVRADSARWFLYAGTGVALLLLRVPVVAAALDTLRGIRGKPGRKLK; encoded by the coding sequence ATGCGCTACCGATTGTGGCGGATTGCAGTATTCGCATGTGTTGCGAGTGTGCCGTTGTATTGGCTGTATTTAGCATGGCAGTTGGCTCTGGGGCCTGATCCTGGAAAAGTACTGGTCGATAATCTGGGGCAGGGAGCTCTGGTCCTGCTGCTTTTGACGCTTTGCATGACGCCCTTGCAGCGGTTGACGGGGTGGGGCGGTTGGCTAGCCACACGGCGTCAGCTTGGGTTGTGGTGTTTCACCTACGCAGTGTTGCATTTAACGAGCTATCTGTACTTTCTGCTGGGTGGAGAGATCGCGCGTTTGGGCGAAGAGTTGTATGAGCGTCCGTACATCCTAGTCGGCAGCGTTGGTTTTTTAGGGCTGGCCGTTCTGGCTATGACTTCCTCCCGATGGAGCATGCGCCGTTTAGGAAAGCGCTGGAAGAAGGTGCATCGCCTGGTTTACATCATCGTCATAGTGGTGCTGTTACATATGCTCTGGGTGGTTCGTGCGGACTCTGCGCGTTGGTTCCTCTATGCCGGCACCGGTGTAGCTCTACTTCTGCTACGCGTTCCTGTCGTAGCTGCTGCTCTCGATACGCTGCGTGGCATAAGAGGTAAGCCAGGAAGAAAACTGAAATAA
- the tnpC gene encoding IS66 family transposase, producing MTSLPNLDQLTPEQLRALAAQLLTQVDAMGKKIHRDQTIIEQLTHEIAWFKRHKFAKRSEQLSPEQGSLLDDLLDTDIAAIEAELKTLNPPAAPAEPRQQPKRAPLPAQFPRTVIRHEPQNTQCACGCPLQRIGEDISEKLDYTPGVFTVEQHVRGKWACRQCETLIQAPVPAQVIDKGIPTAGLLAHVMVAKFADHLPLYRQEKIFGRAGLAIARSTLAQWVGQTGVQLQPLVDALREAVLGQRVIHADETPVQMLTPGEKKTHRAYVWAYSTTPFADLKAVVYDFSPSRAGEHARNFLGQWNGKLVCDDFAGYKASFEQGITEIGCMAHARRKFFDLHAANKSQLAEQALHAMGSLYEIERQARDMSDEERWRIRQEKASPILDTLHDWILAQRDLVPNGSATAKALDYSLKRWQALTRYVEDGAVPIDNNQVENQIRPWALGRSNWLFAGSLRSGKRAAAIMSLIQSARMNGHDPYAYLKDVLTRLPTQRASEVGQLLPHQWAPA from the coding sequence ATGACTTCCTTGCCCAATCTCGACCAACTAACACCTGAGCAACTGCGCGCACTGGCCGCCCAGTTGCTCACGCAGGTCGATGCGATGGGCAAAAAGATCCACCGTGATCAAACCATCATCGAGCAGCTCACCCACGAAATCGCCTGGTTCAAGCGCCACAAGTTCGCCAAGCGTAGCGAGCAACTAAGCCCTGAACAGGGCAGCCTGCTGGATGATTTGCTCGACACGGACATCGCCGCCATCGAGGCGGAACTGAAAACCCTCAATCCTCCGGCGGCTCCGGCTGAACCCCGCCAACAGCCCAAGCGCGCGCCGCTGCCAGCCCAGTTTCCGCGTACTGTGATCCGTCACGAGCCGCAGAACACTCAATGCGCCTGCGGCTGCCCGCTGCAACGCATCGGCGAAGACATCAGCGAAAAGCTGGATTACACGCCTGGCGTGTTCACCGTCGAACAGCATGTGCGTGGCAAGTGGGCCTGCCGCCAGTGCGAAACATTGATCCAGGCGCCGGTACCAGCCCAGGTGATCGACAAGGGCATCCCCACCGCCGGCCTTCTGGCTCACGTGATGGTGGCCAAATTCGCCGACCACTTGCCGCTATATCGGCAAGAGAAAATCTTTGGCCGTGCCGGCCTGGCCATCGCTCGCTCGACACTGGCGCAGTGGGTCGGACAAACCGGCGTGCAGCTCCAGCCGCTAGTCGATGCCCTGCGCGAAGCCGTGCTGGGCCAACGCGTGATCCACGCTGACGAAACCCCGGTGCAAATGCTCACCCCAGGCGAGAAGAAAACCCATCGGGCTTACGTCTGGGCCTACAGCACCACACCCTTCGCCGATCTGAAGGCCGTGGTGTATGACTTCAGTCCCAGCCGTGCCGGCGAGCATGCGCGCAATTTTCTTGGTCAGTGGAATGGCAAGCTGGTCTGCGACGACTTCGCTGGCTACAAGGCCAGCTTCGAGCAAGGCATTACCGAAATCGGCTGCATGGCCCACGCCCGCCGCAAGTTCTTCGATCTGCACGCTGCAAACAAAAGCCAGTTGGCCGAACAAGCACTGCACGCGATGGGCAGCCTGTACGAAATCGAACGGCAAGCACGGGACATGAGCGATGAAGAACGCTGGCGAATACGACAGGAAAAGGCTTCACCGATCCTCGATACACTGCATGACTGGATACTGGCCCAGCGTGATCTTGTGCCCAACGGATCGGCCACGGCGAAAGCCTTGGATTACAGCCTTAAACGCTGGCAGGCACTGACTCGCTATGTCGAGGATGGTGCTGTGCCCATCGACAATAACCAGGTCGAGAACCAGATTCGTCCATGGGCCCTGGGGCGCTCGAACTGGTTGTTTGCCGGGTCGCTACGCAGCGGCAAACGCGCGGCGGCGATCATGAGCCTGATCCAGTCGGCCCGCATGAACGGGCATGATCCGTATGCCTATCTCAAGGACGTGCTGACACGCCTGCCGACGCAACGGGCGAGTGAGGTCGGCCAACTGCTGCCGCATCAGTGGGCGCCTGCCTGA
- the tnpB gene encoding IS66 family insertion sequence element accessory protein TnpB (TnpB, as the term is used for proteins encoded by IS66 family insertion elements, is considered an accessory protein, since TnpC, encoded by a neighboring gene, is a DDE family transposase.), translating into MIRIDSIWLATEPMDMRAGTETALARVVAVFGAAKPHCAYLFANRRANRMKVLVHDGVGIWLAARRLNQGKFHWPGIRHGSEVELDTEQLQALVLGLPWQRVGAGGAITVL; encoded by the coding sequence GTGATCCGTATCGATAGTATCTGGCTCGCCACCGAACCCATGGATATGCGCGCGGGCACTGAAACCGCGTTGGCTCGCGTAGTGGCGGTGTTCGGTGCGGCGAAGCCGCACTGTGCTTACCTGTTCGCCAACCGCCGCGCCAACCGCATGAAAGTGTTGGTGCATGACGGTGTAGGGATCTGGCTGGCCGCGCGGCGATTGAACCAAGGCAAGTTTCACTGGCCAGGCATCCGCCACGGCTCGGAAGTTGAACTCGACACCGAGCAACTTCAGGCGTTGGTACTGGGGCTGCCCTGGCAGCGGGTCGGTGCGGGCGGCGCGATCACAGTGCTGTAG
- the tnpA gene encoding IS66-like element accessory protein TnpA, which translates to MRQRSSYPKPFKAQVVQECLQPGATVSSVAIRHGINANVIRKWLPLYRDQLPAALPAFVPARVTPKRPVEPAVIIELPLGEQSITVKWPASDPEGCARFVRGLAQ; encoded by the coding sequence ATGCGCCAACGAAGCTCTTACCCCAAACCGTTCAAGGCCCAGGTTGTTCAGGAGTGCCTGCAACCCGGTGCGACCGTTTCCAGCGTTGCCATCCGCCACGGCATCAATGCCAACGTCATTCGCAAGTGGCTACCGCTTTATCGAGATCAACTGCCAGCGGCGTTGCCGGCGTTCGTTCCTGCGAGAGTTACGCCAAAACGACCAGTTGAACCAGCTGTGATTATCGAGCTACCGCTGGGCGAGCAATCGATCACAGTGAAATGGCCAGCTTCCGATCCTGAAGGATGCGCCCGCTTTGTCCGGGGGCTCGCCCAGTGA
- a CDS encoding paraquat-inducible protein A, translating into MPESAATPVLEEVPLEQLAACPECDLLMLKPDLSLGQVAECPRCSCELFRLRHRIVGPGLALVLAALLLYFPANFLPIMRLNLLGRVTDDTVWSGVLSLYSSGMQGVAVVVFLCSMAVPLLKLLCQLAVLLCIALDRAKPLGMLLYRTYHHLREWGMLEVYLLGILVSIIKLRDMAELSLGIGLGCFVGLLVVQVWLELVMSPHQVWEALSERRDARC; encoded by the coding sequence ATGCCGGAATCGGCTGCTACGCCAGTGCTTGAAGAGGTTCCGCTTGAGCAACTGGCCGCGTGCCCCGAATGTGATTTGCTGATGCTCAAGCCGGACCTCAGCCTCGGCCAAGTCGCAGAGTGCCCTCGTTGTAGCTGCGAGCTGTTTCGCTTACGGCATCGCATCGTCGGGCCTGGGCTGGCATTGGTGCTTGCCGCGTTGTTGCTGTACTTTCCGGCCAACTTCCTGCCCATCATGCGATTGAATCTGCTTGGCCGTGTTACTGACGATACGGTCTGGAGCGGTGTGCTCAGTCTGTATAGCAGCGGCATGCAAGGGGTCGCCGTGGTGGTGTTTCTCTGCAGCATGGCTGTGCCGCTACTTAAACTCCTTTGCCAGCTCGCTGTATTGCTTTGCATTGCGCTTGATCGGGCGAAGCCATTGGGCATGCTGCTCTATCGGACATATCACCATCTCCGCGAATGGGGGATGCTGGAGGTCTATTTGCTCGGCATTCTGGTTTCGATCATCAAGCTTAGGGATATGGCAGAGCTCAGCCTGGGTATCGGCTTGGGGTGCTTTGTCGGTCTACTGGTCGTTCAGGTCTGGCTAGAGTTGGTGATGTCACCACACCAGGTTTGGGAAGCCTTATCGGAGCGTCGCGATGCGCGCTGCTGA
- a CDS encoding paraquat-inducible protein A, with translation MRAADAGLMVCHECHQLNRADAGQRHQRCVRCGARVHMRRPNSIVRTWALLITAALLYLPANLLPIMTVRMLGSGTPDTIMSGVVTLAKHGMFPIAAVVFIASILVPTFKLVGIAMLLFSVQRHHPMSPRQRILVFRFIEWIGRWSMLDIFVIAILVAIVNFGSLASVEAGFGAVAFASVVILTMLAAITFDPRLIWDNTESGNKHD, from the coding sequence ATGCGCGCTGCTGACGCCGGGCTGATGGTTTGCCATGAGTGTCATCAGCTCAATCGGGCTGATGCCGGTCAGCGTCATCAACGCTGCGTCCGCTGCGGTGCACGCGTGCATATGCGCAGGCCCAACAGTATCGTTCGAACCTGGGCGCTTCTGATTACAGCGGCGTTGCTCTATCTGCCGGCCAATCTCCTGCCGATCATGACGGTACGCATGCTGGGCAGTGGCACGCCGGATACCATCATGTCCGGCGTGGTGACCTTAGCCAAACACGGCATGTTCCCGATAGCCGCCGTTGTGTTCATCGCCAGCATTCTGGTTCCCACATTCAAGCTTGTCGGAATCGCGATGTTGTTGTTTTCAGTACAGCGCCACCATCCAATGTCGCCGCGCCAACGGATATTGGTTTTTCGCTTTATCGAGTGGATCGGGCGATGGTCCATGCTCGATATCTTTGTGATCGCCATTCTGGTGGCCATCGTCAATTTCGGCAGCCTCGCCAGCGTCGAAGCGGGCTTCGGTGCGGTTGCTTTCGCCAGCGTGGTCATCTTGACCATGCTCGCTGCCATCACGTTCGACCCTCGTCTGATCTGGGATAACACGGAATCCGGGAACAAGCATGACTGA